In one Zobellia galactanivorans genomic region, the following are encoded:
- a CDS encoding carboxypeptidase-like regulatory domain-containing protein: protein MFPKNILFSTITLFLVLFGEQQCYAQEKLIFSGAVLDAEEKGLEGANIILYPNDKLKALSFTTTDENGRFSAQVLSNTQYDLNITFIGFEPIKESINFTNSNTFKEFTLKESAEELEEVILNYTPPIEVKKDTTTFLTDAFVNGKERKLGAVLKKLPGISVNRDGDVFFKDKKVDGVMVENKTFFTGQPKMATQNIPADVVEEVQMIENHNDTPFLKEFESSDNLVMNIVLKEGEKRFFFGDIEAAVGHEERYRFHPSVFKYSPTTVHNFIGDINNTQSKSFTLSDYLNIEGEKSPEAILSILNSPTAKFLQNEDYFRNKHLFGGYNFQFNPDDKSELRIFSLGMLDKSFRQDSNNFIYQPSLAVENKTNERNDRNAIFFGKVKYKYTPDLYTVVKADISYNRSQLNVDGTNFSEIIDELREFGTLNELRNDKVLFNLSADKWFSGNNVSTASFSVENNNEALLDSWRSDTNIFSPQIVLEGTDRFGVKDIGNAKTTNFDFDLKHHYRPKRTRMLTFGLNGKIYRNNIENSAFQVIGENESVSLDGFRNDFSNLLTELNNSLSHKLYVGGNFIFDVGLVLQNISWTDKQFSSVSNFSDSRFLPIGKIEWNFDEKKSIKLSYNMSTTNPDAQSRLSGRVIDDFNRVVLGNSILEQPVNERALFSLSLFKTYGISFYAKLGYRKHKDPIVQSISSDGINVNVSPFQLNGDFVSYDATIRTRYNRRYWKLSLENSFFQRNGISIFNGLQQFNNSLNINNNLEFTTNFEEAPNIEFETRNSFLEYKNPSFTNITWSTDIDFSIVYDYKDWKFDFSIYQNFYNNRSQRNQSYFNLIESRIFYRKEDSPFEIGIELYNLGNSARQISNRYTSVFFVENSKRLFPRTIMLNVNYKL, encoded by the coding sequence TTGTTCCCGAAGAATATCCTGTTCTCAACCATCACCTTGTTTTTAGTCTTATTTGGCGAACAGCAATGCTATGCGCAAGAAAAACTGATTTTCTCCGGCGCAGTTTTGGATGCAGAGGAAAAAGGTCTTGAAGGTGCTAATATTATTCTATATCCCAACGATAAATTAAAGGCACTGTCTTTTACGACCACCGACGAAAATGGGAGGTTTTCTGCTCAAGTCCTTTCTAATACTCAATATGACTTGAATATTACTTTTATAGGCTTTGAGCCTATAAAAGAATCTATCAACTTTACCAATAGTAATACATTTAAAGAATTTACGCTTAAAGAATCTGCTGAAGAGCTTGAAGAGGTGATATTAAATTATACGCCGCCCATAGAGGTCAAAAAGGATACGACGACCTTTCTGACAGATGCCTTTGTAAATGGCAAGGAGAGGAAGTTGGGGGCCGTATTAAAAAAACTTCCAGGTATTTCCGTGAACAGGGATGGGGACGTTTTTTTCAAGGATAAGAAAGTCGATGGCGTAATGGTAGAAAACAAGACCTTCTTTACGGGACAACCAAAAATGGCGACCCAAAACATTCCCGCAGATGTTGTGGAGGAGGTACAAATGATCGAGAACCATAACGATACCCCTTTCCTTAAAGAGTTTGAAAGCTCAGATAACTTGGTCATGAACATCGTGCTGAAGGAGGGGGAAAAAAGATTTTTCTTTGGAGACATTGAGGCTGCTGTCGGCCATGAGGAAAGATATCGATTTCACCCCAGCGTATTTAAATATTCTCCAACTACCGTACATAATTTTATAGGGGACATTAACAACACCCAATCGAAATCTTTTACGCTATCGGACTATTTGAACATTGAGGGAGAAAAAAGTCCAGAAGCTATTTTGAGCATTTTAAACTCTCCCACTGCCAAATTCCTTCAGAACGAAGATTATTTCAGGAACAAGCATTTGTTCGGCGGCTATAACTTTCAATTCAATCCCGATGATAAAAGTGAGTTGAGAATATTTAGCTTGGGAATGCTTGATAAATCATTCAGGCAGGATTCCAACAATTTTATCTATCAACCATCCTTGGCAGTCGAGAATAAGACCAATGAGCGTAACGACAGGAACGCTATTTTTTTTGGGAAAGTGAAATATAAATATACCCCTGATCTTTATACCGTTGTAAAAGCGGATATTTCATATAACAGGTCGCAATTGAATGTAGATGGGACAAACTTTTCTGAAATTATCGATGAGCTACGGGAGTTTGGTACGTTAAATGAACTCAGGAATGATAAGGTGCTTTTTAATCTATCCGCTGATAAATGGTTTTCCGGCAATAATGTCTCAACAGCAAGTTTCAGCGTTGAAAATAATAACGAAGCCTTGCTGGATTCATGGCGTAGCGATACAAATATTTTCTCTCCACAGATTGTTTTGGAGGGCACAGACCGTTTTGGAGTTAAGGACATCGGTAACGCAAAAACTACAAATTTCGATTTCGATTTAAAGCATCACTATAGGCCCAAAAGGACAAGAATGTTAACCTTTGGCCTTAACGGGAAGATTTATCGAAATAATATTGAAAATAGCGCCTTCCAGGTAATTGGCGAAAATGAATCGGTAAGTTTGGATGGTTTCCGAAATGATTTTAGCAACCTTTTGACGGAATTGAACAATTCGTTGTCACACAAATTGTACGTTGGAGGTAATTTTATATTTGATGTTGGTTTGGTTCTGCAGAATATTTCTTGGACCGATAAGCAGTTTTCATCTGTAAGCAATTTTAGCGACTCTAGATTCCTGCCGATAGGAAAGATTGAATGGAACTTTGATGAAAAAAAGAGTATAAAATTGTCCTACAATATGTCTACCACGAACCCCGACGCTCAATCCCGTTTGAGCGGAAGAGTCATTGATGATTTCAACAGGGTTGTGCTTGGAAATTCTATTTTGGAACAACCCGTAAATGAAAGGGCACTTTTTTCCCTTTCTCTATTCAAGACCTATGGCATAAGTTTTTATGCAAAATTGGGGTATAGAAAGCATAAAGATCCTATTGTCCAGAGCATTTCATCCGATGGTATCAACGTTAACGTCTCGCCCTTTCAATTGAATGGAGATTTCGTATCATACGATGCAACCATTCGCACGAGATATAACCGTAGGTATTGGAAGTTATCCCTGGAAAACAGTTTTTTTCAAAGGAACGGTATATCTATATTTAATGGATTACAACAATTTAATAATTCCCTTAATATCAATAACAATCTGGAATTCACTACGAATTTTGAGGAGGCCCCGAATATCGAATTTGAAACCAGAAACTCCTTCTTGGAATATAAAAACCCTTCTTTCACCAATATTACTTGGTCTACGGATATCGATTTCTCAATTGTATATGATTATAAAGATTGGAAGTTTGACTTTTCCATTTACCAAAACTTTTACAATAATAGAAGCCAGCGGAACCAATCTTATTTTAATCTAATAGAGTCAAGGATTTTTTACAGAAAGGAAGATTCACCATTTGAAATTGGCATCGAACTTTACAACTTGGGCAACAGTGCAAGACAAATTTCCAATCGATATACATCTGTTTTCTTTGTGGAAAACAGTAAGCGTTTGTTTCCAAGAACGATTATGCTAAATGTCAATTATAAGCTTTAA
- a CDS encoding tyrosine-type recombinase/integrase, protein MKYSFYLRKPKSKTETLIMFSCYFNQEKKKFVYSTQKSILPEHWDFDNKWPYRTGRNVSRSLGKILKRLRDFEDEFDTITSQWERSEEAFDSIMLKEHFDKIFQRVDTASSFFEVYDKFTDEKTKLKVWKKSTIKRYANIKNLLQEFEQVYNYKLTFSKINKTFFTDFTDFCYEYKNHYTNTFSRNVGLFKTFMLWSYRNNYSYNNTFNSFKKPQRVLTREEVLSLDQIIELYKTPVGTFHLEKVKDVFVFQCLTGMRYGELKLINKRVVTASNCIMLKEEKNTTKATRLIPMSQIAIDILKKYDYRLPLISNQKQNDAIKEVIQKMGLSHDVEYSRTKGVVQERFVKPFYERISTHTARRSFITIMRNKGIADKTIMSISGHTDIKSFNQYHQVDNTARINAINSVFDDY, encoded by the coding sequence ATGAAATATTCTTTTTACCTCAGAAAACCCAAGTCCAAAACCGAAACCTTGATTATGTTTTCCTGCTACTTTAATCAGGAAAAAAAGAAGTTTGTGTACTCTACGCAAAAATCAATTTTACCGGAGCATTGGGATTTTGATAATAAATGGCCCTATAGAACAGGTAGGAATGTCTCTAGAAGTTTAGGTAAAATTTTGAAGCGGTTAAGAGACTTTGAAGACGAGTTTGATACGATCACGTCTCAATGGGAAAGAAGTGAAGAAGCTTTTGATAGTATCATGCTAAAGGAACATTTTGATAAGATTTTTCAAAGAGTAGATACGGCTAGCTCTTTTTTTGAAGTATATGATAAGTTTACAGATGAGAAAACAAAGCTGAAAGTGTGGAAAAAGTCTACGATCAAACGCTATGCGAACATTAAAAATCTACTTCAAGAATTTGAGCAAGTTTATAACTATAAGCTTACATTCAGTAAAATAAATAAAACCTTTTTCACGGATTTCACGGATTTTTGTTACGAGTATAAAAATCATTATACGAACACTTTCAGTAGAAATGTAGGGCTTTTTAAAACATTCATGCTATGGTCCTACAGAAATAATTATTCTTATAATAATACTTTCAATTCTTTTAAGAAACCGCAAAGGGTATTGACAAGAGAGGAAGTTTTAAGTCTTGATCAAATCATTGAATTATATAAAACTCCAGTAGGTACTTTTCATCTAGAGAAGGTTAAAGATGTCTTTGTTTTTCAATGTCTGACAGGTATGAGATATGGAGAGTTAAAATTAATAAACAAGAGGGTTGTTACTGCTTCAAATTGTATTATGTTGAAAGAAGAGAAGAATACTACCAAGGCTACTCGTCTTATTCCTATGTCGCAAATTGCGATTGACATATTAAAAAAGTATGATTATCGACTCCCTTTAATTTCCAATCAAAAGCAGAATGATGCTATAAAGGAGGTTATCCAAAAGATGGGACTTAGTCATGATGTGGAATATTCAAGAACTAAAGGTGTAGTTCAAGAAAGGTTTGTAAAACCTTTTTATGAGCGCATTTCTACACATACTGCGAGAAGGAGTTTCATTACCATAATGCGTAACAAAGGTATTGCAGACAAAACTATTATGAGTATTAGCGGCCACACAGATATAAAGTCATTTAATCAA